The Schistocerca nitens isolate TAMUIC-IGC-003100 chromosome 7, iqSchNite1.1, whole genome shotgun sequence genome contains a region encoding:
- the LOC126194968 gene encoding tubulin beta-1 chain produces MREIVHIQAGQCGNQIGAKFWEIISDEHGIDPTGAYHGDSDLQLERINVYYNEASGGKYVPRAILVDLEPGTMDSVRSGPFGQIFRPDNFVFGQSGAGNNWAKGHYTEGAELVDSVLDVVRKEAESCDCLQGFQLTHSLGGGTGSGMGTLLISKIREEYPDRIMNTYSVVPSPKVSDTVVEPYNATLSVHQLVENTDETYCIDNEALYDICFRTLKLTTPTYGDLNHLVSLTMSGVTTCLRFPGQLNADLRKLAVNMVPFPRLHFFMPGFAPLTSRGSQQYRALTVPELTQQMFDAKNMMAACDPRHGRYLTVAAVFRGRMSMKEVDEQMLNIQNKNSSYFVEWIPNNVKTAVCDIPPRGLKMSATFIGNSTAIQELFKRISEQFTAMFRRKAFLHWYTGEGMDEMEFTEAESNMNDLVSEYQQYQEATADEDAEFDEEQEAEVDEN; encoded by the exons TTCTGGGAAATCATATCCGACGAGCACGGCATCGACCCGACAGGTGCCTACCACGGCGACTCAGACCTGCAGCTTGAGCGCATCAATGTGTACTACAATGAGGCATCGGGCGGCAAGTACGTGCCACGTGCCATCCTGGTGGACCTGGAGCCCGGCACCATGGACTCCGTGCGCTCCGGACCCTTTGGCCAAATCTTCAGGCCGGACAACTTCGTGTTCGGGCAGAGCGGCGCCGGCAACAACTGGGCCAAGGGCCACTACACGGAGGGTGCAGAACTTGTCGATTCAGTGCTCGACGTTGTGCGCAAGGAGGCCGAGAGCTGCGACTGTCTCCAGGG GTTCCAGCTGACACACTCACTGGGTGGTGGCACCGGCTCCGGAATGGGAACGCTGCTCATCTCAAAGATCCGTGAAGAGTACCCAGACCGCATCATGAACACCTACTCGGTGGTGCCCTCGCCCAAAGTATCTGACACAGTGGTCGAGCCCTACAACGCGACACTCTCCGTGCACCAACTGGTTGAGAACACCGACGAGACCTATTGCATCGATAATGAGGCCCTGTATGACATTTGCTTCCGTACACTGAAGTTGACCACACCCACATACGGTGATCTCAACCACCTCGTCTCGCTCACCATGTCCGGAGTCACCACATGCCTCAG GTTCCCAGGTCAGCTGAATGCCGACTTGCGCAAACTGGCAGTGAACATGGTACCTTTCCCACGGCTGCACTTCTTCATGCCAGGCTTCGCGCCACTGACGTCACGCGGCTCGCAGCAGTACCGTGCGCTCACCGTGCCAGAGCTCACACAGCAGATGTTTGACGCTAAGAACATGATGGCTGCCTGTGATCCCAGGCATGGCCGCTACCTCACTGTCGCTGCCGTATTCCGTGGCCGCATGTCCATGAAGGAAGTAGACGAGCAGATGCTGAACATTCAGAACAAGAACAGCAGCTACTTTGTTGAGTGGATACCCAACAATGTGAAGACAGCTGTCTGCGACATCCCACCCCGTGGACTCAAGATGTCCGCCACCTTCATCGGCAACTCCACCGCCATCCAGGAGCTGTTCAAGCGAATCTCTGAGCAGTTCACCGCCATGTTCCGCAGGAAGGCTTTCCTTCATTG GTACACTGGAGAGGGTATGGATGAAATGGAGTTCACTGAGGCAGAGTCCAACATGAATGACCTGGTCAGTGAATACCAGCAGTACCAAGAGGCCACAGCTGATGAAGATGCTGAGTTTGATGAGGAGCAAGAAGCAGAGGTTGATGAAAACTAA